The following are encoded in a window of Castanea sativa cultivar Marrone di Chiusa Pesio chromosome 9, ASM4071231v1 genomic DNA:
- the LOC142608949 gene encoding uncharacterized protein LOC142608949, translating to MNQFQTVRIIQVSRGQNTYADSLATLTSSLTEDIPRLIKVEVVKESSIDAKVTFFVISTPEPCWMDSIVDFLAENRLSSETKKAEKRQAPLIHQPARSLNLVSNPWPFAQWELDIIGPFPQATGNRRFVLVVVDYFTKWVEAKALVNIRDVDVKKFVWKNIVTRFGVLESFMSDNGLQFDSKAFRKYCGDLGINNRYSTPANPQSNGQAEATNKVIVDGLKKRLEGTKGRNDVESVGFVGRAPRIINYLPADYQKKLARQYNRGVKIRDFVAGDLVLRKVVGSARDVNAGKIAPSWEGPYRVTAIAGAGAYYLEDMEERPLPRPWNV from the exons ATGAATCAGTTTCAGACGGTGAGGATAATTCAAGTCTCTCGAGGGCAGAATACatatgcagattctttggcaaCATTAACGTCATCGCTAACCGAAGATATACCACGGCTAATTAAAGTGGAAGTAGTAAAGGAGTCCAGTATAGACGCGAAAGtaacattttttgttatttcGACACCTGAGCCatgttggatggattcgattgTTGACTTTTTAGCTGAAAATCGTCTATCGAGTGAGACGAAAAAAGCTGAAAAG AGGCAAGCCCCGTTAATACATCAGCCTGCACGAAGTTTAAATCTGGTTAGCAACCCTTGGCCATTCGCGCAATGGGAGCTAGACATAATCGGCCCATTTCCCCAAGCTACAGGAAATCGACGGTTTGTTTTGGTAGTAGTggattatttcaccaagtgggttgaggCCAAAGCGTTAGTCAATATCCGAGATGTAGACGTCAAGAAgtttgtgtggaaaaatataGTGACTCGGTTTGGGGTACTAGAATCTTTCATGTCAGATAATGGTTtgcaatttgatagcaaagctttTCGCAAGTACTGTGGTGATCTTGGCATTAataatagatattccactccagcaAATCCCCAGAGCAACGGTCAAGCCGAAGCCACGAATAAAGTAATTGTTGATGGGTTAAAGAAAAGGCTAGAAGGAACTAAGGGAAG GAATGATGTTGAATCAGTTGGATTTGTTGGAAGAGCACCGAGAATCATAAATTATCTGCCTGCCGACTATCAGAAAAAGCTTGCTCGACAGTATAACAGGGGTGTGAAGATAAGGGATTTTGTGGCCGGCGACTTAGTGTTGCGAAAAGTGGTGGGAAGCGCTCGGGATGTTAATGCCGGAAAGATAGCGCCGAGTTGGGAGGGACCGTACAGAGTCACTGCCATAGCTGGTGCAGGAGCATACTATTTAGAGGACATGGAGGAGAGACCTCTTCCTCGACCCTGGAACGTTTAG